A stretch of the Fibrobacter sp. UBA4297 genome encodes the following:
- a CDS encoding P-II family nitrogen regulator, whose amino-acid sequence MKPNTHELIICIVNNGFSDTVMEAAKEAGARGGTVLNARGTANKEAEAFFHIAIQPEKEVVMILVPLNVKDAVLHSLYEKAGLNTMGQGIAFALPVDQVVGLTPWKAESKA is encoded by the coding sequence ATGAAACCGAATACACATGAATTAATCATCTGCATTGTGAATAACGGATTCTCCGACACTGTGATGGAAGCCGCTAAAGAGGCTGGTGCCCGTGGTGGCACGGTCTTGAACGCCCGTGGTACGGCAAATAAGGAAGCAGAAGCGTTTTTCCATATCGCTATCCAGCCTGAAAAAGAAGTCGTGATGATTCTTGTGCCGCTGAACGTGAAGGATGCGGTGCTCCATTCGCTTTACGAAAAAGCTGGCCTCAATACGATGGGACAGGGGATTGCTTTTGCTCTCCCTGTCGATCAGGTCGTTGGACTTACGCCGTGGAAGGCGGAAAGTAAAGCTTAA
- the metH gene encoding methionine synthase, translating to MTLREAFESKMMLLDGGMGSVIQTYGIKGANNDMLSIEKPEIILDIQRRYVDAGVDCLTTNTFSSQRVSQHEYHQEHRIAEMNRASVKIAKQAAEEGFKKYGRKVYILGDVGPTSKMLSMSEDVNDPASRAITFDELEDAYLEQISVLMEEGVDAILIETIFDTLNAKAALSAYSKANEARIAAAKAAGTPEADIKPIEVMLSMTVSDASGRTLSGQTVEAFAVSVMHMHPLSIGLNCGLGADGMVPYLRRMGAIAPCYLSCHPNAGLPNQFGGYDDTPEDMVRLMRVYLDDKLVNMIGGCCGTTPEHIAAMRQMLDELPADYKRREPAPKYVTCPRLRLAGLEPLFREQVRPSNGADSCNADDFVKVGERCNVAGSKKFLRLINEKNYEEALEIARKQVDDGADVIDVNMDDGLLDATAEMRTFLNLIASDPAVSRVPIMVDSSRFEVIEEGLKCIQGKSIVNSISLKMGEKAFIEHALTVKRLGAAVIVMLFDEEGQATNYERRVQIASRAYDIMVKQLHFDPSDIIYDPNVLTVATGMAEHNAYAIDFIRAVRWIMDNLPGVRISGGLSNLSFAFRGNNYLREAMHTTFLHYAIPNGMGMAIMNPSAIIKYKTIPLELRMAITEVIFNTEPEASEELIEIASRMTAAQAKAKETGAKYDPKAIFAVSAGASSSSDEGNAAADAKPTTPEERLQEALLKGTSTTLQPDLMELINRGDSPVGIISGPLMDGMNEVGRRFGEGKMFLPQVVKTARTMKKAVEILQPYIEAGKDANASSRGKIVIATVKGDVHDIGKNIVSVIMACNGYEMVDLGVMVPEDVIVKAAIENKADILSLSGLITPSLEEMCTVAKAMQAAGQRIPIIVGGATTSPTHTAVKIAPCYDGPVFHVRDAASNPGLAQKLLDPATREQTIQENREEQQRIRDKQNSIKTEAANAMAAAASTPEERRFQYDWSKYQPVQPPFMGESKLPPIPIEKIIPLISWEYFFFTWKIKPDEEEAKKLKADAEALIKSLTKPEYALRAVQAFYPAAGTEKSVIFNTGRTGTDADLIEVSTARQQNPEGTCLALCDYVAPANANTASVFASPAGKDVFRDIVGAFAVTMSDTFVKRLEKLKAEQGGSDYDVLLMQTVADRLAEAGAEYLSQELDRTSGWKGIRPAVGYPVLPNIKEIFNVAKLIDFKSVGISLTENGAMYPQASVSGLYISHPEIDYFQVKL from the coding sequence ATGACTCTTCGCGAAGCGTTTGAATCAAAGATGATGCTGCTCGATGGCGGCATGGGTTCTGTTATCCAGACTTACGGGATCAAGGGCGCCAACAACGACATGCTCTCCATCGAAAAGCCCGAGATAATTCTCGACATCCAGCGTCGTTACGTGGATGCAGGCGTAGATTGCCTCACCACGAACACGTTCTCAAGCCAGCGCGTAAGCCAGCACGAATACCATCAGGAACATCGCATCGCCGAGATGAACCGCGCCTCCGTGAAAATTGCGAAGCAGGCCGCCGAAGAAGGCTTCAAGAAGTATGGCCGCAAGGTCTACATTCTGGGCGACGTCGGCCCCACAAGCAAGATGCTTTCCATGAGTGAAGACGTGAACGACCCGGCAAGCCGCGCCATCACCTTTGACGAACTCGAAGATGCGTACTTGGAACAAATTTCCGTGCTCATGGAAGAAGGCGTTGACGCCATCCTCATTGAAACGATTTTCGATACGCTGAATGCAAAGGCCGCCCTCAGCGCTTACAGCAAAGCGAACGAAGCCCGCATTGCAGCCGCCAAGGCTGCAGGCACTCCCGAAGCAGACATCAAGCCAATCGAAGTCATGCTCTCGATGACCGTGAGCGACGCCTCCGGCCGTACGCTTTCGGGCCAGACGGTCGAAGCATTCGCCGTGAGCGTGATGCACATGCACCCGCTTTCCATCGGCTTAAACTGCGGTCTCGGTGCCGACGGCATGGTGCCGTACCTCCGCCGCATGGGCGCTATCGCTCCGTGCTACCTCAGCTGCCACCCGAACGCAGGTCTTCCGAACCAGTTCGGCGGTTATGACGATACGCCCGAAGACATGGTGCGCCTGATGCGCGTTTATCTGGACGACAAGCTCGTGAACATGATCGGTGGTTGCTGCGGTACGACTCCAGAACACATCGCCGCGATGCGCCAGATGCTGGACGAACTCCCGGCCGACTACAAGCGCCGTGAACCCGCGCCCAAGTACGTCACTTGCCCGCGCCTCCGCCTTGCGGGGCTCGAACCGTTATTCAGAGAACAGGTTCGCCCGAGCAACGGCGCCGACAGCTGCAATGCCGATGATTTCGTGAAGGTCGGCGAACGTTGCAACGTCGCAGGTTCCAAGAAATTCCTGCGTCTCATCAACGAGAAGAATTACGAAGAAGCGCTCGAAATCGCCCGCAAACAGGTCGATGACGGCGCCGACGTGATCGACGTCAACATGGACGACGGTCTCCTTGACGCCACCGCCGAAATGCGCACATTCTTGAACTTGATTGCATCTGACCCTGCCGTGAGCCGCGTGCCTATCATGGTCGACAGTTCACGCTTCGAAGTCATCGAAGAAGGCCTCAAGTGCATCCAGGGCAAGAGCATCGTGAACTCGATTTCGCTTAAGATGGGCGAAAAGGCGTTTATTGAACACGCACTCACCGTGAAACGCCTGGGTGCTGCCGTAATCGTGATGCTCTTCGACGAAGAAGGCCAGGCCACGAACTACGAGCGCCGCGTACAAATTGCGTCCCGTGCTTACGATATCATGGTGAAGCAACTGCACTTCGACCCGTCCGACATCATTTACGACCCGAACGTTTTGACAGTCGCTACCGGCATGGCGGAACACAACGCCTACGCCATTGACTTTATCCGTGCTGTCCGCTGGATTATGGACAACCTCCCCGGCGTCCGCATTTCAGGCGGTCTTTCGAACCTCTCATTCGCATTCCGCGGCAACAACTACTTGCGCGAAGCAATGCACACCACGTTCTTGCATTACGCCATCCCGAACGGCATGGGCATGGCGATCATGAACCCGAGTGCAATTATCAAGTACAAGACAATTCCGCTTGAGCTCCGCATGGCCATTACCGAAGTTATCTTCAACACGGAACCGGAAGCAAGCGAAGAACTCATCGAAATTGCAAGCCGCATGACGGCCGCCCAAGCCAAGGCAAAGGAAACTGGCGCCAAGTACGACCCGAAAGCCATTTTCGCCGTAAGCGCAGGTGCAAGTAGCTCTTCTGACGAAGGCAACGCCGCCGCTGATGCCAAGCCCACCACGCCCGAAGAGCGTTTGCAAGAAGCACTCCTCAAGGGAACATCTACAACATTACAACCGGATTTGATGGAACTCATCAATCGTGGCGATAGCCCAGTCGGCATTATTTCTGGTCCGCTGATGGATGGCATGAACGAAGTCGGCCGCCGATTCGGCGAAGGCAAAATGTTCTTGCCGCAGGTGGTAAAGACCGCACGTACCATGAAAAAGGCTGTGGAAATTTTGCAGCCCTACATCGAGGCGGGTAAAGACGCAAACGCATCGAGCCGCGGTAAAATCGTCATCGCTACCGTCAAGGGCGACGTGCACGATATCGGCAAGAACATCGTCTCCGTGATTATGGCCTGTAATGGTTACGAAATGGTTGACCTCGGCGTGATGGTTCCCGAAGATGTGATTGTCAAGGCCGCGATTGAAAACAAAGCAGATATCTTGAGCCTTTCCGGCCTTATTACGCCGTCTCTCGAAGAAATGTGCACGGTCGCAAAAGCCATGCAGGCCGCCGGTCAGCGCATCCCGATTATCGTCGGTGGCGCAACGACCTCGCCCACGCATACCGCCGTGAAAATCGCCCCGTGCTATGATGGTCCCGTTTTCCACGTGCGCGACGCCGCTAGCAATCCGGGCCTTGCCCAGAAATTGCTCGACCCCGCCACTCGCGAACAAACAATTCAAGAAAACCGCGAAGAGCAGCAACGCATCCGCGACAAGCAAAACAGCATCAAGACCGAAGCCGCAAACGCCATGGCCGCAGCCGCCTCCACGCCGGAAGAACGCCGCTTCCAGTACGACTGGAGCAAATACCAGCCGGTACAGCCGCCGTTCATGGGCGAAAGCAAGCTCCCGCCGATTCCTATCGAAAAGATTATCCCGCTCATCAGCTGGGAATACTTCTTCTTCACTTGGAAAATCAAGCCGGACGAAGAAGAGGCGAAAAAACTCAAGGCCGACGCCGAAGCGCTCATCAAGTCGCTCACAAAGCCCGAATACGCACTCCGTGCCGTTCAAGCATTCTACCCTGCAGCCGGTACTGAAAAGTCCGTCATCTTCAACACGGGCCGCACAGGCACGGACGCAGACCTCATCGAAGTCTCGACCGCACGCCAGCAGAATCCCGAAGGCACTTGCCTTGCGCTCTGCGACTACGTCGCTCCGGCAAACGCAAACACCGCAAGCGTTTTCGCCTCCCCCGCAGGCAAGGACGTTTTCCGCGACATCGTCGGTGCATTCGCAGTGACCATGAGCGACACGTTCGTCAAGCGCTTGGAAAAGCTCAAAGCAGAACAGGGCGGCAGCGATTACGACGTTCTCCTCATGCAGACTGTCGCCGACCGCCTCGCCGAAGCAGGCGCTGAATACTTGAGCCAGGAACTCGACCGCACAAGCGGCTGGAAGGGCATCCGCCCGGCCGTCGGCTACCCCGTGCTCCCGAACATCAAGGAAATCTTCAACGTCGCAAAACTCATCGACTTCAAGAGCGTAGGCATCAGCCTCACCGAAAACGGCGCCATGTACCCGCAAGCCTCCGTAAGTGGCCTCTACATCAGTCACCCCGAAATCGATTACTTCCAGGTAAAGTTATAA
- a CDS encoding Spy/CpxP family protein refolding chaperone — protein MNASTKTFIASLIILACSLGFAIGAFVFAGNGFGAACHSTCTSSHKQCVCGCENHSDCDKNDCDCNCCKRGGKYHGKHHGERFHDKDFRDGRHDGPRDHFKDGRRFDKKFDFKKGAEFMDSVLQVTHEQKAALEQQRHEMDSAFKDLRKQKKNAEKALHDALDSNDEKKIAAAKVEILKAQEALLNHRIKGVKDFNKILTKEQLEKFKSFHKDHKHMKRTDRDERGPMQRDERGPRHHDDD, from the coding sequence ATGAACGCATCCACAAAAACATTTATCGCAAGCCTCATTATTCTCGCTTGCTCCCTCGGATTTGCCATTGGCGCGTTTGTCTTTGCAGGCAACGGCTTTGGCGCTGCTTGCCATTCCACATGCACGTCATCGCATAAGCAATGCGTCTGCGGTTGTGAAAACCATAGCGATTGTGATAAGAACGACTGCGATTGCAACTGCTGCAAGCGCGGCGGCAAGTATCATGGCAAGCACCACGGCGAACGTTTCCACGACAAGGACTTCCGCGACGGCCGCCACGATGGTCCGCGCGACCACTTCAAGGATGGCAGGCGTTTCGACAAGAAGTTTGACTTCAAGAAAGGTGCCGAATTCATGGACTCCGTGCTCCAGGTGACGCATGAACAAAAGGCAGCCCTCGAACAGCAGCGTCATGAAATGGACTCTGCATTTAAAGACCTCCGCAAGCAGAAGAAGAATGCCGAAAAAGCTTTGCACGATGCGCTCGACAGCAATGACGAAAAGAAGATTGCCGCAGCCAAGGTCGAAATTCTCAAAGCCCAAGAAGCACTGCTCAACCACAGAATCAAAGGTGTAAAGGATTTCAACAAGATCCTCACTAAGGAACAGCTCGAAAAGTTCAAGAGCTTCCACAAGGATCACAAGCACATGAAACGCACAGACCGTGACGAACGCGGCCCCATGCAGCGCGACGAACGCGGTCCAAGACATCACGACGA
- a CDS encoding DUF1538 domain-containing protein yields MQKILFEKLKEAFASVLPITLIVLVVSHTPLVTFSLKEQIVFTVSAIFLIIGIGLFNLGADLAMTPMGAYVGSGLTKSRRLLLLVSVCFVMGVLITVAEPDLSVLAEQVKNAVRPILLISTIGVGVGIFLLLAILKIVFKKDLSSIIIFFYMVLFMLGMLMVSVGRNAFVPLAFDSGGVTTGPITVPFIMALGVGVAGAIGGKHASENSFGLIALCSVGPILALMGLVVFSKGDLTYELSTAAYSVDASLGEHFLPTVMVIAREVLVALGLIVVFFGALQWTVLKLPMVKLVQVGVGILYTFFGLVIFLTAVKVGFLPIGFEIGCELAKRPHALVAAGFIIGMVVVLAEPAVHVLNKQVEEVTGGLVTKRSMLIALSVGVGISIGLSMLRIIIGFPIIYYLLPGYFISLGLSFFVPKLYTAIAFDSGGVASGPLTSSFILPLAIGACSVIHDGGDSILNYAFGIVAMVAMTPLITIQVLGFKAIVARLWRNRIMMRRLQDADDEQIIDFV; encoded by the coding sequence ATGCAAAAAATTCTTTTTGAAAAGTTGAAAGAGGCTTTTGCCTCTGTTTTACCCATTACGCTTATTGTGCTGGTGGTCTCGCATACTCCGCTTGTGACTTTTTCGTTGAAAGAGCAGATTGTTTTTACGGTTAGCGCGATTTTTTTGATTATCGGTATTGGACTTTTTAACTTGGGGGCGGACCTTGCAATGACTCCGATGGGGGCTTATGTGGGGTCGGGCTTGACTAAGTCGCGGCGGCTCCTGTTGCTCGTTTCGGTGTGCTTTGTGATGGGCGTGCTCATTACGGTTGCGGAACCGGACTTGTCCGTGCTTGCCGAACAGGTGAAAAATGCGGTACGGCCGATTCTTTTGATTTCGACGATTGGCGTGGGGGTCGGGATTTTTTTGCTCCTTGCAATTTTAAAGATTGTGTTCAAGAAGGACTTGTCTTCGATTATCATTTTCTTTTACATGGTGCTGTTCATGCTTGGGATGCTCATGGTGTCTGTCGGGCGTAACGCGTTTGTGCCGCTTGCGTTTGACTCGGGTGGCGTGACGACAGGGCCGATTACGGTGCCGTTCATTATGGCGCTTGGCGTGGGTGTCGCGGGTGCGATTGGCGGTAAGCATGCTTCGGAAAACAGCTTCGGCTTGATTGCGCTTTGCTCGGTCGGACCGATTTTAGCGCTGATGGGCTTGGTCGTATTTTCGAAGGGCGACTTGACGTATGAACTTTCGACGGCGGCATATTCGGTGGACGCGAGCCTTGGTGAACACTTTTTGCCTACGGTGATGGTGATTGCCCGTGAAGTGCTTGTGGCGCTTGGGCTGATTGTCGTGTTTTTCGGGGCGCTCCAGTGGACCGTGCTCAAGCTCCCGATGGTGAAACTTGTGCAAGTGGGTGTCGGGATTCTTTACACGTTTTTCGGGCTTGTGATTTTCTTGACGGCGGTGAAGGTCGGGTTCTTGCCGATTGGTTTTGAAATTGGGTGTGAACTTGCGAAACGCCCGCATGCGCTTGTGGCGGCTGGCTTTATCATTGGCATGGTGGTGGTGCTTGCAGAACCGGCGGTGCACGTGCTCAACAAGCAGGTCGAAGAAGTGACGGGTGGCCTTGTGACCAAGCGCTCGATGCTGATTGCGCTTTCGGTGGGTGTAGGCATTTCTATTGGACTTTCAATGCTCCGCATTATTATCGGGTTCCCGATTATTTATTACTTGTTGCCGGGTTACTTTATTTCACTTGGGCTCTCGTTCTTTGTGCCGAAACTTTATACGGCCATTGCGTTTGACTCGGGTGGCGTGGCAAGCGGTCCCCTGACGTCGAGCTTTATTTTGCCTTTGGCGATTGGCGCATGCTCCGTGATTCACGACGGCGGCGATTCAATTTTGAATTATGCCTTTGGCATTGTGGCGATGGTTGCGATGACTCCGCTCATTACAATCCAGGTGCTTGGTTTCAAGGCAATTGTAGCAAGGCTCTGGCGCAACAGGATTATGATGCGCCGCTTGCAGGATGCTGATGACGAACAGATTATTGACTTTGTGTAG
- a CDS encoding RNA polymerase sigma factor, whose protein sequence is MDEKVIIKKIQQGSREALGVLWKSHSTNVLNLAFRMLKNRDEAEDVLMDIFVSVPGKIQKFRGDSALNTWLYRLTVNECLMRLRSKKRHAELEEEHIDLVTDSALGSKHEEQTDLDPELLEIGLSKLSAETRSMLWLKDAEDLGIKDLSEIYNMPEGTIKARLSRARTVVKNILQENLNYA, encoded by the coding sequence ATGGACGAAAAAGTCATTATAAAGAAGATTCAACAAGGAAGTCGTGAAGCCCTTGGCGTGCTGTGGAAGTCCCATAGCACGAACGTTCTGAACCTTGCATTCAGAATGCTCAAGAATCGCGACGAGGCTGAAGACGTCTTGATGGACATTTTCGTCTCAGTTCCAGGGAAAATCCAAAAGTTCCGCGGCGATAGCGCCCTCAACACCTGGCTGTACCGCCTCACCGTCAACGAGTGTTTAATGAGGCTCAGGTCCAAGAAGCGCCATGCCGAGCTCGAAGAAGAACATATCGATCTCGTGACGGACAGCGCTCTCGGGAGCAAACACGAGGAACAAACGGATCTTGACCCGGAACTCTTAGAAATTGGACTGTCAAAGCTCTCCGCCGAAACGCGAAGCATGCTCTGGCTCAAGGACGCCGAAGACCTCGGCATCAAGGACTTATCCGAGATCTACAACATGCCCGAGGGCACCATCAAGGCAAGGCTCAGCCGCGCAAGAACAGTCGTCAAGAACATTTTACAGGAGAACCTGAACTATGCATGA
- a CDS encoding GNAT family N-acetyltransferase — MHIRTATISDLDAVANVEAECFPPAEAATRESFAERLKCYGNHFWLMFDGDKLISFVDGFVTDEPDLTDAMYEDATMHNENGKWQMIFGVNTIPSYRKHGYAGELIQKLIDDSKAQGRKGVVLTCKDKLVNYYAKFGFVNEGVSNSVHGGVVWYQMRLTF, encoded by the coding sequence ATGCATATCAGAACCGCAACCATCAGTGATTTAGACGCAGTCGCAAACGTTGAAGCCGAATGCTTCCCGCCTGCCGAAGCCGCCACCCGTGAATCTTTCGCCGAAAGACTTAAGTGTTACGGCAATCACTTTTGGCTGATGTTCGATGGAGACAAGTTAATCTCGTTCGTCGACGGATTCGTCACTGACGAGCCCGACTTGACTGATGCGATGTACGAAGACGCCACCATGCACAATGAAAACGGCAAGTGGCAAATGATATTTGGCGTGAACACAATTCCCTCGTACCGCAAGCACGGTTACGCTGGAGAACTTATCCAAAAGCTCATTGACGATTCCAAGGCTCAAGGCCGCAAAGGCGTTGTTTTAACTTGCAAAGACAAGCTCGTCAACTATTACGCTAAGTTCGGATTTGTAAATGAAGGCGTCAGCAATTCCGTCCACGGCGGAGTCGTCTGGTACCAAATGCGCTTAACATTCTAA